The following are encoded together in the Methylomonas methanica MC09 genome:
- a CDS encoding tetratricopeptide repeat protein — protein MAIYDTEEEQVEQLKKWWEANNTSLIAGVITAILLVTGWNVWQNHQLEQRSQASQLYQNLLASAAKNDSASVEKLADQLAVEHGSTAYAHFAALAKAKSKVDESDLEAAKAILQQQVQNVGDEELQHVARLRLIQLMLATGQYEEGLKLIAAVDPASAEGFAASYDEQEGDLYVAMDRLDEARTAYQNAIRTGQATALTQFKLDDIAAPAFNPAAANLPQ, from the coding sequence GTGGCTATTTACGATACCGAAGAAGAACAAGTCGAACAGTTAAAAAAATGGTGGGAAGCGAATAACACCTCGCTGATTGCGGGCGTTATCACCGCCATCCTGCTGGTCACCGGCTGGAATGTCTGGCAAAACCATCAATTGGAGCAACGCAGCCAAGCCTCTCAGCTGTATCAAAACCTGCTGGCCAGCGCCGCTAAAAACGATTCGGCCTCGGTCGAAAAACTGGCCGATCAACTGGCCGTCGAACACGGTTCAACGGCTTACGCGCATTTTGCCGCACTAGCAAAAGCCAAAAGCAAAGTCGACGAAAGCGATCTGGAAGCGGCAAAAGCCATTTTGCAACAGCAGGTGCAAAATGTCGGCGACGAGGAACTGCAACATGTTGCCCGCCTGCGCTTGATTCAACTGATGCTGGCCACAGGCCAATACGAAGAAGGCTTGAAATTGATTGCGGCCGTCGATCCGGCCAGTGCGGAGGGATTTGCCGCCAGCTATGACGAACAGGAAGGCGATTTGTACGTAGCCATGGACCGCCTGGACGAAGCCCGCACCGCCTATCAAAATGCGATCAGAACCGGCCAGGCGACCGCTTTGACCCAATTTAAACTGGACGACATTGCGGCTCCCGCATTCAATCCGGCCGCAGCGAACTTACCCCAGTAA
- the bamB gene encoding outer membrane protein assembly factor BamB, with protein MFIPFRTLPVLFAGLLLLSGCAGLDAGRDMLSGLSDTIFGEDDSADPPAALLEYQAELQIDVLWKESVGDGADKQYLKLIPAVLGDRIFAGDRKGTLQARNAATGDLIWETKTELAFSSGPGLGRQTLIMGCTSGEVVAFDIGSGEQKWLINVPSEVQAVPVIAKGIVLIRTTDGKVIGLREEDGAQLWLSESSVPALSIRGAGAPIVIDNTAIVGSANGKMQALQLNDGKKLWEATIAMPTGRSEVERLVDLDVDPVENRGAIYISSFNGGTSSVSELDGDIIWRNPDISSYTGISADYRYLYISDTKSEVSQLDQRNGASLWKQRDLHNRQLTAAVVYDNYVVVGDFEGYVHWLSISDGRQLGRIQVASSPIEAKPVIVGGTVYIYAKNGTLAALKAR; from the coding sequence GTGTTCATTCCTTTTCGCACACTCCCGGTTTTGTTCGCCGGCCTGCTATTGCTTTCCGGATGCGCGGGTTTGGATGCGGGCCGCGATATGCTCTCGGGACTCTCCGACACTATTTTCGGCGAAGACGACAGCGCCGATCCGCCGGCGGCATTACTCGAATATCAAGCCGAGCTGCAAATCGATGTGCTGTGGAAAGAGTCGGTGGGAGATGGTGCGGACAAGCAATACCTGAAACTGATTCCCGCCGTGCTGGGAGACAGAATTTTTGCCGGCGACCGCAAAGGCACTCTGCAGGCGCGCAACGCGGCAACAGGCGATCTGATTTGGGAAACCAAAACCGAGCTGGCTTTTTCCTCGGGTCCCGGTCTGGGCCGGCAAACCTTGATCATGGGTTGTACCTCCGGCGAAGTAGTCGCGTTCGACATTGGCAGCGGCGAGCAAAAATGGCTGATTAACGTACCTAGCGAGGTTCAGGCCGTGCCGGTGATTGCCAAGGGTATTGTGCTGATACGCACCACCGACGGCAAAGTCATAGGTTTGCGGGAAGAAGACGGCGCCCAATTATGGCTATCGGAAAGCAGTGTGCCGGCTCTGAGTATACGCGGCGCCGGCGCGCCTATTGTGATCGACAACACCGCCATCGTCGGCTCGGCAAACGGCAAAATGCAAGCCTTGCAACTCAACGACGGCAAAAAACTTTGGGAAGCCACTATCGCTATGCCTACCGGCCGCTCGGAAGTCGAACGGCTGGTCGACCTGGACGTCGATCCGGTGGAAAACCGCGGCGCCATTTATATTTCCAGTTTTAACGGCGGCACCTCGTCGGTATCCGAACTGGACGGCGACATCATTTGGCGTAATCCCGATATTTCGTCGTATACCGGCATCAGTGCCGACTACCGTTATTTGTATATCAGCGATACCAAAAGCGAAGTCTCGCAGCTGGATCAACGCAACGGCGCCTCGTTGTGGAAACAAAGAGATTTGCACAACCGCCAGCTTACGGCCGCCGTGGTTTACGACAACTATGTGGTCGTCGGCGATTTCGAAGGCTATGTGCACTGGTTATCCATTAGCGACGGCAGGCAGCTCGGTCGCATTCAAGTCGCAAGCTCGCCGATCGAAGCCAAACCGGTCATCGTCGGCGGTACTGTATACATTTACGCAAAAAATGGCACCCTCGCAGCCTTAAAAGCGAGATAA
- the der gene encoding ribosome biogenesis GTPase Der, translating to MLPVIALVGRPNVGKSTLFNYLTRSREALVADYPGLTRDRQYGRVKRGERDCLVVDTGGITDDLEGIDIFAKKQVEIALQEADVAFFMVDARDGINASDEAIADMLRKLGKPVVLVVNKIDGIDSNTVTHDFYSLALGEPVPIAASHGRNVHELLGRIDDLIPPMEDEFQEQDPGIAIAIVGRPNVGKSTLVNRLLGEERVVVFDEAGTTRDSIYIPFERNNQKFTLIDTAGMRRRAKVSLTVEKFSIIKSLQAIEKAHVVIYLIDAREGVTDQDAHILGLVLEAGRALIIGLNKWDGLDADHRAFVKKQIEIKLPFLDFAEKHPISALHGSGVGKLFDVVHSLYDAAMIDMSTPVLTRILSDAVASHQPPLVGGRRIKLKYAHQGGRNPPVVVIHGVQTDSLPDSYKRFLMNYYREQLRLKGTPVRLVFKSPENPFQGQRNKLSDRQVKKRKRLINFTKRKT from the coding sequence ATGCTTCCAGTTATCGCCTTGGTTGGCCGACCCAATGTCGGCAAATCCACTCTCTTCAATTACTTGACCCGCAGCCGCGAGGCGCTGGTCGCCGACTATCCCGGCCTGACCCGCGATCGGCAATACGGCCGCGTCAAACGCGGCGAACGCGATTGCCTGGTGGTCGACACCGGCGGTATCACCGACGACCTGGAAGGCATCGATATATTCGCCAAGAAACAGGTGGAAATCGCCCTGCAGGAAGCCGACGTGGCGTTCTTTATGGTCGACGCCCGCGACGGCATCAATGCCTCAGACGAAGCGATAGCCGACATGCTGCGCAAGCTGGGCAAACCGGTGGTGTTGGTGGTCAATAAAATCGACGGTATCGACAGCAACACCGTAACCCACGATTTTTATAGCCTGGCGTTGGGCGAACCGGTGCCGATTGCCGCCTCGCACGGCCGCAATGTGCATGAACTGCTGGGCCGCATCGACGATCTGATTCCGCCCATGGAAGACGAATTCCAGGAACAAGACCCCGGCATCGCCATTGCCATCGTCGGCCGGCCCAACGTCGGCAAATCGACACTGGTCAACCGTCTGCTGGGCGAAGAACGGGTTGTGGTGTTCGACGAAGCCGGCACCACTCGCGACAGCATTTACATTCCCTTCGAGCGCAACAACCAGAAATTCACCCTGATCGATACCGCCGGCATGCGCCGCCGCGCCAAGGTATCGCTGACCGTGGAAAAATTCAGCATCATTAAATCCCTGCAAGCCATCGAAAAAGCGCATGTGGTGATTTATCTGATCGACGCCCGCGAAGGCGTCACCGATCAGGATGCGCATATTCTGGGGCTGGTGCTGGAAGCGGGGCGGGCCTTGATTATCGGCCTGAATAAATGGGACGGCCTGGACGCCGACCATAGGGCTTTCGTCAAAAAACAGATCGAAATCAAACTGCCGTTCCTGGATTTCGCCGAAAAACACCCTATTTCCGCGCTGCACGGCAGCGGGGTCGGCAAACTGTTCGACGTGGTGCACAGCTTGTACGACGCGGCCATGATCGACATGTCCACCCCGGTATTGACCCGCATCCTCAGCGATGCCGTCGCCTCGCATCAGCCACCCTTGGTCGGCGGACGCCGCATCAAGCTGAAATACGCCCACCAGGGCGGCCGGAATCCGCCGGTGGTGGTGATTCATGGCGTGCAAACCGATTCCTTGCCCGACTCTTACAAGCGTTTTTTAATGAACTACTACCGCGAGCAACTGCGTCTAAAAGGCACCCCGGTCCGCTTGGTATTCAAATCGCCCGAAAACCCGTTCCAGGGCCAGAGAAACAAACTGAGCGATAGACAGGTTAAAAAACGTAAACGCCTGATCAACTTTACCAAACGCAAAACATAA
- the hisS gene encoding histidine--tRNA ligase, translated as MAKQQQAIQAIRGMRDILPDQSPYWQWLEQNARQVLGSYGYQEIRLPIVEKTELFKRSIGEVTDIVEKEMYTFDDRNGDSLTLRPEGTAGCLRACLEHGLLHNQTHRLWYYGPMFRHERPQKGRYRQFYQLGVETYGMPGPDVDAEMILLTDRLWKKLGIRDKVELQLNSLGTSAERAAYREVLVEYFKQHVDVLDEDSLRRLETNPLRILDSKNPDMQFMLRDAPVLLEHLGEESLQHFNSLKSMLDELGISYQLNTRLVRGLDYYGKTVFEWVTDELGAQGTICAGGRYDGLIEQLGGKANHAIGFAMGMERILALVEQLDTVTLEPSVDVYLIRVGAAAETAGLLLSEQLRDQIDGLKLQVNCGGGSFKSQFKKADKSGAAFAIIIGDDEAQRGEAALKSLRIEQEQTTLSHAALLETLKTWHHNKSLA; from the coding sequence ATGGCAAAACAACAACAGGCCATTCAGGCCATCCGCGGAATGCGCGACATTCTGCCCGATCAATCCCCTTACTGGCAGTGGCTGGAACAGAACGCCAGACAAGTGCTCGGCAGTTACGGCTATCAGGAAATCCGCCTGCCCATCGTCGAAAAAACCGAGCTGTTCAAACGCTCCATCGGCGAAGTCACCGACATCGTCGAAAAGGAAATGTACACCTTCGACGACAGAAACGGCGACTCGCTCACTTTGCGCCCGGAAGGCACCGCAGGCTGTTTGCGGGCCTGCCTGGAACACGGCTTGTTGCATAACCAGACCCACCGCCTCTGGTATTACGGCCCGATGTTTCGGCACGAACGTCCGCAAAAAGGCCGCTACCGGCAATTCTATCAACTGGGCGTGGAAACCTACGGCATGCCCGGCCCGGATGTCGACGCGGAAATGATATTGTTGACCGACCGCTTGTGGAAAAAACTGGGCATCCGCGACAAAGTGGAATTACAGTTAAACTCCCTGGGCACCAGTGCCGAGCGTGCCGCCTATCGAGAGGTGCTGGTCGAGTATTTCAAGCAGCACGTAGACGTGTTGGACGAAGACAGCCTGCGCCGCCTGGAAACCAATCCGCTACGGATATTGGACAGCAAAAACCCGGACATGCAATTCATGTTGCGCGACGCGCCGGTATTGTTGGAACATTTGGGCGAAGAAAGCTTACAACATTTTAACAGCCTGAAAAGCATGCTGGACGAGCTGGGCATCAGCTACCAACTGAATACCCGCTTGGTGCGCGGCCTGGATTACTACGGTAAAACCGTATTCGAATGGGTTACCGACGAACTCGGCGCCCAAGGCACCATCTGCGCCGGCGGCCGTTACGACGGCCTGATCGAACAGCTGGGCGGCAAAGCCAACCACGCCATCGGTTTCGCGATGGGCATGGAACGCATCCTGGCCCTGGTCGAACAACTCGATACGGTAACGCTTGAACCCAGCGTGGACGTCTATTTGATCCGGGTCGGCGCGGCAGCCGAAACAGCCGGCTTACTGTTGAGCGAACAGCTTCGCGACCAAATTGACGGCTTGAAATTACAAGTCAATTGCGGCGGCGGCAGCTTCAAAAGCCAATTCAAAAAAGCCGATAAGTCCGGCGCGGCATTTGCGATTATCATAGGTGACGACGAAGCCCAACGCGGCGAAGCGGCATTAAAATCGCTGCGCATCGAGCAGGAACAAACCACCTTAAGCCATGCCGCCTTGCTGGAAACGCTCAAGACCTGGCATCACAACAAATCTCTTGCATAA